From the genome of Populus alba chromosome 10, ASM523922v2, whole genome shotgun sequence, one region includes:
- the LOC118059989 gene encoding ubiquitin-like protein 5, with product MLEVVLNDRLGKKVRVKCNDDDTIGDLKKLVAAQTGTRAEKIRIQKWYTIYKDHITLRDYEIHDGMGLELYYN from the coding sequence ATGTTGGAGGTGGTGTTGAACGACCGTTTGGGAAAGAAAGTGAGAGTGAAGTGCAACGACGACGACACCATCGGTGACCTCAAGAAGCTCGTGGCGGCACAGACCGGTACCCGGGCTGAGAAGATCCGGATCCAGAAGTGGTACACCATTTACAAAGACCATATTACCCTCAGGGATTACGAGATTCATGATGGCATGGGCCTCGAGCTCTACtacaactaa
- the LOC118059990 gene encoding LOW QUALITY PROTEIN: auxin response factor 18-like (The sequence of the model RefSeq protein was modified relative to this genomic sequence to represent the inferred CDS: deleted 1 base in 1 codon), whose protein sequence is MFEAKLRDCSSQILQIPKLQSGPMIREFAVMNSQKEKMRVAEKCLDSQLWHACAGSMVQMPAVNSKVFYFPQGHAEHAQGSVEFGHFQIPALVPCKVSAIKYMADPETDEVYAKIRLIPLNNSDLMLGHGCGEDNDDRLHSGIESQEKPASLLRQLTQSDANNGGGFSVPRYCAETIFPRLDYTAEPPVQTILAKDVHGETWKFRHIYRGTPRRHLLTTGWSNFVNQKKLVAGDSIVFLRAENGDLCVGIRRAKRGIGGNECSSGWNSFGGYSGFLREDESKLTRRNGNGDMKGKVKAESVIEAASLAANGQPFEAVYYPRASTPEFCVKASAVRSAIQIQWCPGMRFKMAFETEDSSRISWFMGTISSVQVADPIRWPNSPWRLLQVAWDEPDLLHNVKRVSPWLVELVSNMPAIHLSPFSPPRKKLRLPQPPDFPLLGQIPMPSFTGNPLRSNSPLCCVSDNIPAGIQGARHAQFGLSSSDLHFNKLQAGLFPVDFQRLDRAAPPSRISNSNFVGNTQNSESISCLLTMGNSSQGMKESSDTKTPHILLFGQLIVTDQQSSQSCSGDTNANSSSDGHPGKAISDGSGGSASQQNGPLENSSGGKCPWYKDYQKTDLGLEAGHCKVFMESEDVGRTLDLSVLGSYEELHRKLVNMFGIESSEMLSNVLYRNAAGATKHAGDEPFSEFLKTARRLTILSDASSDNVGR, encoded by the exons ATGTTTGAGGCAAAGCTAAGAGACT GTTCTTCCCAGATTCTACAAATCCCAAAACTACAGAGTGGTCCAATGATCAGGGAATTTGCAGTTATGAATTCCCAGAAGGAAAAAATGAGAGTGGCAGAAAAATGCTTAGATTCACAATTATGGCATGCTTGTGCAGGTAGCATGGTTCAAATGCCAGCAGTTAACTCAAAAGTTTTCTACTTTCCACAGGGTCATGCAGAACATGCTCAAGGGAGTGTAGAATTTGGTCATTTCCAGATTCCTGCACTAGTCCCCTGTAAGGTATCTGCTATTAAGTACATGGCAGATCCTGAAACCGACGAGGTTTATGCCAAAATTAGGCTAATCCCACTGAATAATAGCGATTTAATGCTTGGACATGGTTGTGGTGAGGATAATGATGATAGGTTGCACAGTGGGATTGAGTCTCAAGAGAAGCCTGCTTCTTTGCTAAGACAATTGACT CAATCTGATGCTAATAACGGTGGTGGTTTCTCTGTGCCGCGTTATTGCGCCGAGACTATATTCCCAAGATTGGATTACACGGCTGAGCCTCCTGTGCAGACCATTCTTGCTAAGGATGTGCACGGAGAGACCTGGAAGTTTAGGCATATCTATAGAGGGACGCCTCGTCGCCATTTGTTGACTACTGGATGGAGTAATTTTGTGAACCAAAAGAAACTTGTGGCTGGGGACTCTATTGTGTTTTTGAGAGCAGAGAACGGGGACCTTTGTGTTGGAATTAGACGTGCGAAGAGAGGGATTGGTGGAAATGAATGCTCATCAGGGTGGAATTCATTTGGGGGCTATTCTGGGTTTTTGAGGGAAGATGAGAGTAAATTGACGAGGAGGAATGGCAATGGGGATATGAAGGGGAAAGTGAAGGCTGAGTCTGTTATTGAAGCTGCATCTCTTGCAGCCAATGGGCAGCCTTTTGAAGCTGTCTATTATCCAAGAGCGAGTACTCCAGAATTTTGTGTGAAGGCCTCAGCTGTGAGGAGTGCAATACAGATTCAGTGGTGTCCAGGGATGAGGTTCAAAATGGCTTTTGAGACCGAGGATTCGTCTCGGATTAGCTGGTTCATGGGAACTATATCTTCTGTTCAGGTTGCTGACCCCATCCGCTGGCCCAATTCTCCCTGGCGGCTTCTGCAG GTAGCATGGGATGAGCCAGATCTACTCCATAATGTAAAGCGTGTGAGCCCATGGTTGGTTGAATTGGTATCAAACATGCCAGCCATCCACCTATCACCCTTCTCACCCccaagaaagaagttgaggctTCCACAACCCCCGGATTTTCCCTTACTTGGTCAAATCCCAATGCCGTCATTTACTGGCAACCCTCTTAGATCGAACAGTCCCTTATGCTGTGTCTCAGATAACATTCCTGCAGGCATACAGGGAGCCAGGCATGCTCAATTTGGACTATCTTCTTCGGATCTCCACTTCAACAAACTGCAGGCGGGGCTGTTCCCGGTTGATTTTCAGCGGCTTGATCGTGCTGCCCCTCCTTCTAGAATCTCCAATAGTAACTTCGTTGGCAATACTCAAAACAGTGAGAGTATTTCTTGCTTGCTGACAATGGGAAATTCCTCACAGGGTATGAAGGAAAGCAGTGACACTAAGACACCCCACATTTTATTGTTTGGTCAGCTCATTGTCACCGATCAGCAGAGTTCTCAAAGCTGCTCGGGTGATACAAATGCAAACAGTTCATCAGATGGACATCCAGGGAAGGCAATTTCAGATGGTTCTGGTGGTTCTGCGTCACAACAGAATGGTCCGCTGGAAAATTCTTCAGGTGGGAAGTGTCCTTGGTACAAAGATTACCAAAAAACTGATCTTGGCCTGGAGGCCGGTCATTGCAAGGTGTTCATGGAATCAGAGGATGTGGGTCGAACCCTTGACCTATCAGTCCTTGGTTCATATGAAGAGCTGCACAGAAAGTTGGTTAATATGTTTGGCATTGAGAGTTCAGAGATGCTGAGCAATGTGCTTTACCGGAATGCAGCTGGCGCCACCAAGCACGCCGGAGATGAACCCTTTAg TGAGTTTTTGAAGACAGCTAGAAGGTTAACGATTCTTTCAGATGCAAGTAGCGACAACGTAGGAAGATAG